One genomic window of Etheostoma spectabile isolate EspeVRDwgs_2016 chromosome 7, UIUC_Espe_1.0, whole genome shotgun sequence includes the following:
- the LOC116692176 gene encoding urotensin-2 yields MKWNHLLSWAFLLVATGPLLAHPITDSAEIPYAGPVSVEDGGVGALDDLSLSEQIFPPQDGGLRYSTLISGEFNRDGVRTGLLPRGMKREVLLEKQSLLNPFSHVLGIRKQFRKRAGNSECFWKYCV; encoded by the exons ATGAAGTGGAACCATCTCCTGTCCTGGGCCTTCCTGCTCGTGGCCACCGGCCCACTGCTGGCCCACCCCATCACAGACTCTGCAGAGATACCCTATGCAGGACCTG TATCAGTGGAGGATGGAGGAGTTGGCGCCTTGGATGATCTGTCGCTCTCTGAGCAAATCTTCCCTCCTCAGGATGGCGGGCTCAGATATTCCACTCTAATATCTGGGGAGTTTAACCGAGATG GTGTCAGAACGGGCCTGCTCCCCAGGGGGATGAAAAGAGAG GTCTTACTGGAGAAACAGAGTCTCCTAAATCCTTTCAGCCATGTGCTGGGCATCCGGAAGCAGTTCAGGAAGCGAGCGGGGAATTCTGAGTGTTTCTGGAAGTACTGCGTCTAA